One Silene latifolia isolate original U9 population chromosome 4, ASM4854445v1, whole genome shotgun sequence DNA segment encodes these proteins:
- the LOC141652734 gene encoding uncharacterized protein LOC141652734, which yields MSIQESPIISMARATKIIRKSIHTFLQNYHYLTSIATFIALPFSITLLISQAIIPRSLTLLPTIYTRLNSVFDAAGFFQSSVFFSLVTQKLSQTISTWVLTLPFALSFLLLAKASIIPLFNTTAKNISFSKIYAVLLSTHLCNSLVIFAANATCFSIFFLALNFLQDFNINSTNWMFSLTGFFAVFYSIVLANTLVVCNLALIASALETHKSPGFQAILRACLTIKGKTSTALALAVPINLLLAAIEALFYYRIIKPNENFIATDTQLWLIALEGVLIAYLFSIVLVIEVIMSCFFYQSCMNDLEFEIDELWYYSDVNLEKLKDLDDFV from the coding sequence ATGTCAATACAAGAAAGTCCAATAATATCAATGGCAAGAGCAACAAAAATCATAAGAAAATCAATCCATACATTTCTACAAAACTATCATTACTTAACCTCCATAGCTACATTCATAGCTCTTCCATTCTCAATAACATTACTAATCTCACAAGCTATAATTCCGCGCTCTTTAAcccttttaccaacgatttacaCTCGTCTCAATTCCGTCTTTGATGCAGCCGGGTTTTTCCAATCTTCAGTCTTTTTCTCCCTTGTTACTCAAAAACTCTCGCAAACTATCTCGACATGGGTTCTAACCCTCCCTTTCGCTCTATCATTTCTCCTCCTCGCCAAGGCCTCAATTATCCCCTTATTCAACACCACCGCGAAAAACATAAGTTTTTCTAAAATTTACGCGGTTTTATTAAGTACACATCTTTGCAATTCCTTAGTCATTTTCGCGGCCAATGCTACTTGCTTCTCAATATTTTTCCTAGCACTAAATTTCCTACAAGATTTCAACATCAACTCGACAAATTGGATGTTTTCCTTAACAGGGTTTTTCGCGGTTTTTTACTCAATTGTCTTAGCAAACACCCTCGTCGTTTGCAACTTAGCCTTGATTGCCTCCGCCTTAGAAACCCACAAAAGTCCGGGATTTCAAGCAATTCTAAGAGCATGCCTTACAATTAAGGGTAAAACCTCGACCGCCTTGGCCTTAGCCGTACCTATTAACTTACTCTTGGCTGCCATTGAAGCTTTGTTTTATTATAGGATAATAAAACCTAATGAGAATTTCATAGCGACCGATACACAGCTTTGGTTGATTGCACTGGAAGGTGTCCTTATCGCGTATCTTTTCTCAATTGTGTTGGTTATTGAGGTTATTATGAGTTGTTTCTTCTACCAAAGTTGTATGAATGATTTGGAGTTTGAGATTGACGAGTTATGGTACTATAGCGACGTGAATTTGGAGAAGTTGAAGGATTTAGATGATTTTGTCTAA
- the LOC141650980 gene encoding F-box protein At4g22390-like yields MSKSLPTEIITHEIFSKLPVKSLLRFKCVSKSYNALISSPEFVELHLRESRSSDANRLLILVGKEGRNLYSIDVDSPESVTTIPLPHSLGKWRSREVSIVGSFDGLICVGLGVGKANFTGFKHVLINPSTRVFREIPYKHTSVCATIGIFRCSFGFGFDDLNRDFKLVRITETDGIDVILNTGVESREVMVYSSNKNTWKLAEIVKNRTYSVMERQNGVFIKNHLLHWLFLDSNHYRIGCFDTRSDKWVRDFPLTKELFEHDEFRVPRLGAINGCLCLSTATFVWMLKDYEAKESWVKLFPITDQFLRSRLFQFTLPFFCTSRESKYEVLVPKLNGKGLFWYDIGPVTYGRIRKVKRISAFVEGCFFTESLVQIPGDKLIISAED; encoded by the coding sequence ATGTCTAAATCTCTACCAACAGAGATTATAACACATGAGATCTTCTCCAAATTGCCCGTCAAATCGTTACTACGCTTCAAGTGTGTTTCCAAATCCTACAACGCCTTAATATCATCCCCTGAATTCGTCGAGCTTCACCTTCGCGAATCCCGCTCCTCGGACGCAAATCGCCTCCTTATTCTCGTTGGTAAAGAAGGACGAAATCTCTACTCAATCGACGTAGACTCCCCTGAGTCGGTCACCACAATTCCCTTACCGCATAGCCTAGGTAAGTGGAGATCACGCGAGGTTTCAATTGTCGGTTCATTTGACGGCTTGATTTGTGTAGGACTAGGAGTAGGCAAAGCCAATTTTACTGGGTTTAAGCATGTCCTCATCAATCCTTCTACGAGGGTATTTCGGGAAATTCCTTACAAGCACACATCTGTGTGTGCTACAATTGGGATATTTCGGTGCAGTTTTGGGTTCGGGTTTGATGATTTAAATCGTGATTTTAAACTTGTCAGGATTACGGAAACTGATGGCATTGATGTAATATTAAATACTGGCGTTGAGAGTAGGGAGGTAATGGTCTATAGTTCAAATAAGAATACATGGAAATTAGCGGAGATTGTTAAAAACCGTACATATTCAGTAATGGAGAGACAAAACGGTGTTTTCATAAAAAATCATCTACTACATTGGTTGTTTTTGGATTCAAATCACTATCGAATTGGTTGTTTTGATACTCGGTCCGACAAATGGGTTAGGGACTTTCCTTTGACGAAGGAGTTATTTGAACACGATGAGTTTCGTGTACCAAGGTTAGGAGCTATTAATGGCTGCTTGTGTTTATCCACGGCTACATTTGTATGGATGTTGAAAGACTATGAAGCAAAGGAATCTTGGGTTAAGTTGTTTCCTATTACTGATCAATTTCTTAGATCTCGTTTATTTCAATTCACCCTACCTTTTTTTTGTACTAGTAGAGAATCAAAATATGAGGTTTTGGTTCCGAAATTGAACGGGAAAGGCCTATTTTGGTACGACATCGGACCAGTAACATACGGTAGGATAAGAAAAGTTAAAAGGATTTCAGCTTTTGTTGAAGGGTGCTTTTTTACGGAAAGCCTTGTTCAAATTCCTGGAGATAAGCTGATCATATCGGCAGAGGATTAA